Proteins encoded by one window of Acidipropionibacterium virtanenii:
- a CDS encoding MogA/MoaB family molybdenum cofactor biosynthesis protein: MNPVRARVITVSDRCAAGEAVDRSGPLAARLLACYGEQALMRDEVVIVPDGVAPVAAAITDALDDGARLVFTTGGTGISPRDLTPEATGPLLAARLDGLAEQIRARGAEAAPAAGLSRGLVGITSRRSGAALVVNAPGSPGGVRDAVAVIGPLLGHIFDQLDGGDH; this comes from the coding sequence GTGAACCCCGTCCGAGCCCGCGTCATCACCGTCTCGGACCGCTGCGCCGCCGGCGAGGCCGTCGACCGCTCCGGCCCGTTGGCCGCCCGGCTGCTGGCCTGCTACGGGGAACAGGCGCTGATGCGCGACGAGGTGGTCATCGTCCCCGACGGCGTGGCTCCTGTCGCAGCGGCGATCACCGATGCCCTGGACGACGGGGCGCGACTGGTGTTCACCACCGGCGGCACCGGCATCTCCCCGCGCGACCTCACCCCGGAGGCCACCGGGCCGCTGCTCGCCGCCCGGCTCGACGGCCTGGCCGAACAGATCCGTGCCCGCGGCGCCGAGGCGGCACCGGCGGCCGGCCTGTCGCGCGGCCTGGTGGGCATCACCTCACGGCGATCCGGAGCCGCGCTGGTCGTCAACGCTCCGGGCTCTCCCGGAGGGGTGCGCGACGCCGTGGCCGTGATCGGCCCACTGCTCGGCCACATCTTCGATCAGCTGGACGGCGGGGACCACTGA
- a CDS encoding ATP-binding protein yields MEEMEILETVNRLRRQRSDDATVEAKSAVGGVPRDVWATVSAFANTDGGDILLGLDERHEFEPAPGFDAQRTIDAVASGLIEKPGERSKVTPVPPNILNRMTVDGAPVVNLRVDPMPDAPGPCFVTDQGISKGSYRRWDDKNVRLSAYEIYLLSHRTEMLGTDREVVDGATVDDLDEDLIQTLIERLRRLGSRAVSGAESEHEVRVRLNLTDKKDRPLLAGMLSAGQYPQQFYPQLFIDVTTHPDIRKSDPGAAVRFVDRRICEGPVPLMVKDAVAAVLSNLRTVHVVDGVSGRDVPEIPVEVLREAITNALTHRDYSVQARGQQVGVDIYTDRVEVTSPGGFWGGVTAENIADGVSRSRNESLAKLLTLVPMPGEDSTVSENQGSGVLLMDSAMRARGLPAPRFEATIDQVRVVLVRGVQTGGAVPELTDKQDEILDALRGQDQMTMRELAQATGRSVPALRPQVRGLVEAGLVEATAPATSRNRAYRLPDGGKYDDRYSVTY; encoded by the coding sequence ATGGAAGAGATGGAGATTCTTGAGACCGTCAACCGCCTGCGCAGGCAGCGCAGCGATGACGCGACGGTGGAGGCCAAGAGTGCTGTCGGTGGGGTGCCGAGAGATGTCTGGGCCACGGTGAGTGCCTTCGCCAACACCGATGGAGGAGACATTCTGCTCGGTCTTGATGAACGTCACGAGTTCGAGCCCGCTCCAGGTTTCGACGCCCAGAGGACGATCGACGCCGTGGCCTCCGGACTCATCGAGAAGCCTGGAGAGAGATCGAAAGTCACGCCGGTACCGCCCAACATCCTGAACCGTATGACCGTGGACGGGGCCCCGGTGGTGAACCTGAGGGTGGATCCGATGCCGGACGCCCCGGGGCCGTGCTTCGTCACGGATCAGGGAATCAGCAAAGGTTCGTACCGAAGGTGGGACGACAAGAACGTCCGGCTCAGTGCATACGAGATCTACCTGCTGAGTCATCGCACCGAGATGCTGGGGACCGATCGGGAGGTCGTGGACGGGGCGACGGTCGACGATCTGGACGAGGATCTCATTCAGACGCTGATCGAACGCCTGAGGAGACTCGGCTCACGGGCGGTCTCGGGTGCCGAGTCCGAACATGAGGTGAGGGTCAGGCTGAACCTCACGGACAAGAAGGATCGGCCTCTGCTGGCCGGGATGCTCTCCGCTGGTCAATACCCTCAGCAGTTCTACCCGCAGCTCTTCATCGACGTGACCACCCACCCCGACATCCGGAAATCAGATCCGGGAGCCGCGGTGAGATTCGTCGACCGCCGCATCTGCGAGGGGCCCGTCCCCCTGATGGTCAAGGACGCCGTGGCCGCCGTCCTCTCGAATCTCCGCACGGTTCATGTCGTGGACGGGGTCTCGGGCCGTGATGTCCCGGAGATCCCGGTGGAGGTTCTCCGTGAGGCCATTACGAACGCTCTCACCCATCGGGACTACAGCGTCCAGGCCCGTGGACAGCAGGTCGGAGTGGACATCTACACCGATCGGGTCGAGGTGACCAGCCCGGGCGGGTTCTGGGGAGGCGTCACGGCGGAGAACATCGCCGATGGTGTGTCACGGTCCCGCAACGAGAGCCTGGCCAAACTGCTGACCTTGGTCCCGATGCCGGGCGAGGACTCCACGGTGAGCGAGAACCAGGGGTCCGGGGTCCTCCTGATGGATTCCGCGATGCGTGCGCGGGGCCTCCCGGCCCCGCGGTTCGAAGCCACCATCGACCAGGTGCGGGTGGTCCTGGTCCGGGGCGTGCAGACCGGCGGGGCCGTCCCGGAACTCACCGACAAGCAGGATGAAATTCTGGACGCACTCCGCGGTCAGGACCAGATGACGATGCGCGAACTGGCACAGGCCACCGGGCGCAGCGTGCCGGCACTGCGACCACAGGTCAGGGGCCTGGTGGAGGCGGGCCTGGTGGAGGCGACCGCTCCGGCGACCAGCAGGAACAGGGCCTATCGCCTTCCGGACGGGGGGAAGTACGACGACCGATACTCCGTGACATACTGA
- a CDS encoding YczE/YyaS/YitT family protein — MASGTAAGFGLLGERSWPVRITALLVGLVLFGVSSGLMIVSGLGNMPWDVLHQGIAAHTPLSTGQAAIGLSVLVLLLWIPLRQRIGPGTVANAVVVGVVIDATTSVVRRPGPLWADLTMVLGAVVLNGFATVLYISPALGPGPRDGLMTGLVARTGKPVALLRSGIEVVVMAAGWALGGRLFIATFVYAFGIGPVTRLFLGLAARVLSPSSSLSPHSTD, encoded by the coding sequence ATGGCATCGGGTACCGCCGCGGGTTTCGGGCTGCTGGGCGAGCGCAGCTGGCCGGTGCGGATCACCGCCCTGCTGGTGGGCCTGGTGCTGTTCGGCGTCTCCTCGGGCCTGATGATCGTCTCCGGGCTGGGCAACATGCCCTGGGACGTGCTCCACCAGGGCATCGCGGCGCACACCCCGCTGAGCACCGGCCAGGCGGCGATCGGGCTGTCGGTGCTCGTGCTGCTGCTGTGGATCCCGCTGCGCCAGCGGATCGGGCCGGGCACCGTGGCCAACGCCGTGGTCGTCGGCGTGGTGATCGACGCCACCACCTCCGTGGTGCGCCGGCCCGGCCCCCTGTGGGCCGACCTGACGATGGTCCTGGGGGCGGTGGTCCTCAACGGCTTCGCCACCGTGCTGTACATTTCGCCGGCCTTGGGGCCCGGTCCCCGCGACGGCCTCATGACGGGCCTGGTGGCGCGCACGGGGAAACCGGTGGCGCTGCTGCGGTCGGGGATCGAGGTGGTGGTGATGGCCGCCGGCTGGGCCCTGGGCGGCCGCCTGTTCATCGCGACCTTCGTCTACGCCTTCGGCATCGGCCCGGTGACCCGCCTCTTCCTCGGGCTGGCAGCCAGGGTGCTGAGCCCTTCATCGTCACTGAGCCCTCACTCGACTGACTGA
- a CDS encoding molybdenum cofactor biosynthesis protein MoaE: MHARISDRPLAVEAIAEQAVDDRSGAVVTFTGVVRDHDAGRRVTAIDYSAHPQAESMLAGLVEECALRDGVHGAAAAHRVGHLEVGDLAMVVAVSAEHRGEAFAAASDLVDAVKAGVPVWKCQWMADGSHEWSGLP, from the coding sequence GTGCACGCACGGATCAGCGACCGTCCCCTGGCGGTCGAGGCGATCGCCGAACAGGCGGTCGACGACCGCAGCGGCGCGGTGGTGACCTTCACCGGCGTCGTCCGCGACCACGACGCCGGGCGGCGGGTCACCGCCATCGACTACAGCGCCCACCCGCAGGCCGAGAGCATGCTGGCCGGGCTGGTCGAGGAGTGCGCGCTGCGTGACGGTGTCCACGGGGCGGCGGCCGCGCACCGCGTCGGCCATCTGGAGGTCGGCGACCTGGCGATGGTGGTGGCGGTCTCGGCCGAGCACCGTGGTGAGGCCTTCGCCGCCGCATCCGACCTGGTGGACGCCGTCAAGGCCGGGGTGCCGGTGTGGAAATGCCAGTGGATGGCCGACGGATCCCATGAGTGGTCCGGGCTGCCGTGA
- a CDS encoding catalase: MPIDPKGTPTNENGSPAISEEHSLTVGPDGPIALHDVHLVETLAHFNRERVPERSPHAKGSGAFGEFEVTGDVSAYTKADFLQPGRRTPMLARFSTVAGEQGSPDTWRDVRGFALKFYTREGNFDMVGNNTPVFFVRDPMKFPHFIHSQKRLPDSGLRSPNMQWDFWTLSPETAHQVAYLMGPRGLPQDWRHMNGYSSDTYSWTNAEGRLHWVKWHFISDQGVKNLSNEQAAELAGSNADYHRQDLFDAIAGGDFPSWTVKVQLMPYEDAQSYRFNPFDLTKVWPHGDYPLVEVGRFTLNRNPENFFAQIEQAAFAPANTVPGTGLSPDKMLLGRAFAYTDAERARIGSNFDQLPVNRPEVPTNAYTIEGHMRYEHSGAAPVYAPNSYGRDWGTQTGTADDSWASDGDLVRAAATLHSADDDFGQAHSLVHDVFTPAERDDLVDTIVDQILNHDVVEPVRSHIVEYWTKIDEEVGRAIAVRI, from the coding sequence ATGCCCATCGATCCGAAAGGCACACCGACCAACGAGAACGGCTCACCGGCCATCAGCGAGGAGCATTCCCTCACCGTGGGCCCCGACGGCCCCATCGCGCTGCACGACGTGCACCTGGTGGAGACCCTGGCCCACTTCAACCGCGAGCGGGTGCCCGAGCGCAGCCCGCACGCCAAGGGGTCGGGGGCCTTCGGCGAGTTCGAGGTGACCGGCGACGTCTCCGCGTACACCAAGGCCGACTTCCTCCAGCCGGGGCGGCGCACCCCGATGCTGGCCCGGTTCTCCACCGTCGCCGGGGAGCAGGGCTCGCCCGACACCTGGCGCGACGTCCGCGGGTTCGCGTTGAAGTTCTACACCCGCGAGGGGAACTTCGACATGGTGGGCAACAACACCCCGGTGTTCTTCGTGCGCGACCCGATGAAGTTCCCCCACTTCATCCACTCCCAGAAGCGCCTGCCCGACTCGGGGCTGCGCAGCCCCAACATGCAGTGGGACTTCTGGACGCTGTCGCCCGAGACCGCCCACCAGGTGGCCTACCTGATGGGTCCGCGCGGCCTGCCGCAGGACTGGCGGCACATGAACGGCTACTCCTCGGACACCTACTCGTGGACCAACGCCGAGGGGAGGCTCCACTGGGTGAAGTGGCACTTCATCAGCGACCAGGGCGTGAAGAACCTCAGCAACGAGCAGGCTGCTGAACTGGCCGGATCGAATGCCGACTACCACCGACAGGACCTCTTCGACGCCATCGCCGGCGGCGACTTCCCGAGCTGGACGGTCAAGGTGCAGCTGATGCCCTACGAGGACGCCCAGAGCTACCGGTTCAACCCCTTCGACCTCACCAAGGTGTGGCCGCACGGCGACTACCCGCTGGTCGAGGTGGGACGGTTCACCCTCAACCGCAACCCCGAGAACTTCTTCGCCCAGATCGAGCAGGCGGCCTTCGCACCGGCCAACACGGTGCCGGGCACCGGGCTGTCGCCGGACAAGATGCTGCTGGGCCGGGCCTTCGCCTACACCGACGCCGAGCGGGCCAGGATCGGGTCGAACTTCGACCAGCTGCCGGTCAACCGGCCCGAGGTGCCGACGAACGCCTACACGATCGAGGGGCACATGCGCTACGAGCACTCGGGCGCCGCGCCGGTCTACGCCCCGAACTCCTACGGGCGCGACTGGGGCACGCAGACCGGCACCGCCGACGACTCGTGGGCCAGCGACGGCGACCTGGTGCGCGCCGCGGCCACCCTGCACTCGGCCGACGACGACTTCGGCCAGGCCCACTCGCTGGTGCACGACGTGTTCACGCCCGCCGAGCGCGACGACCTGGTGGACACCATCGTCGACCAGATCCTCAACCACGACGTCGTCGAGCCGGTGCGCTCCCACATCGTCGAGTACTGGACGAAGATCGACGAGGAGGTCGGCCGGGCCATCGCCGTCAGGATCTGA
- a CDS encoding LacI family DNA-binding transcriptional regulator: protein MPHAADSGRPTMRDVAREAGVSQSLVSIIFRGAPGASDATRRRVQEVADRLGYVRDESARSLRSARSTNIGVVFQTRQPFHSEMLDGLYTATVGMPNRLILSAVSEARDEAVAIRDLVSYRCGALVLLGPRMPEEELIELGGTIPVVSVARRCPSAGVDWVVSDDAQGMGLALDHLVRLGHRHITFLSAPVSPGGREREHAFQDAAETRGLTDEVIIARGGMTEAEGVEAAERILSLPELPSAVIAFNDRCALGVLDVLVRAGVDVPGEVSLIGFDDSQIASRKPILLTSVRQDPMSLARFAAERAVQRMSPEGPASEPRGTILPVTLTIRATTGPAAG, encoded by the coding sequence ATGCCCCACGCCGCGGACTCCGGCCGCCCCACCATGCGCGACGTCGCCCGGGAGGCCGGGGTCTCCCAGTCCCTGGTCTCGATCATCTTCCGGGGTGCCCCCGGGGCGAGTGACGCCACCCGACGACGCGTCCAGGAGGTGGCCGATCGTCTCGGTTATGTCCGTGACGAGAGTGCCCGCTCCCTCCGCTCCGCCCGGTCGACCAATATCGGCGTGGTCTTCCAGACCCGCCAACCCTTCCACAGCGAGATGCTGGACGGGCTGTACACGGCGACCGTCGGGATGCCGAACAGGCTGATCCTGTCGGCCGTCTCGGAGGCCAGGGACGAGGCGGTCGCGATTCGGGACCTGGTCTCCTACCGGTGCGGGGCCCTCGTCCTGCTGGGCCCCCGCATGCCCGAGGAGGAGCTCATCGAGCTGGGCGGCACCATCCCGGTGGTGTCGGTGGCCCGCCGCTGTCCCTCGGCCGGGGTCGACTGGGTGGTGTCCGACGATGCCCAGGGGATGGGCCTGGCCCTCGACCATCTGGTGAGGCTCGGCCACCGCCACATCACATTCCTGTCGGCGCCGGTGTCCCCGGGCGGCAGGGAACGCGAACACGCCTTCCAGGATGCCGCGGAGACCCGGGGGCTCACCGATGAGGTGATCATTGCGCGCGGCGGCATGACCGAGGCCGAGGGGGTCGAGGCCGCCGAGCGGATCCTGAGCCTTCCGGAGCTGCCGAGCGCCGTCATCGCCTTCAACGATCGCTGCGCACTGGGGGTCCTCGACGTCCTGGTCCGTGCCGGGGTCGACGTGCCCGGCGAGGTGTCGCTGATCGGTTTCGACGACTCCCAGATCGCCTCCAGGAAGCCCATCCTGCTCACCTCGGTACGCCAGGACCCGATGAGCCTGGCACGTTTCGCCGCCGAGCGGGCGGTGCAGCGGATGAGTCCGGAAGGTCCGGCGTCCGAGCCCCGGGGGACGATCCTGCCGGTGACGTTGACGATCCGCGCCACAACAGGGCCAGCCGCCGGCTGA
- the glp gene encoding gephyrin-like molybdotransferase Glp — MTQSEQFVGIGEHRRLVMSLAHEPAVVEMPLERCLGLVSAEPVAARLPVPPFTNSAMDGFAVRFQDVSTARPDAPVRLPVTGDIPAGSAAGDPVETGTARRIMTGARMPAGADSVVKVERTDHAPGVVDAPAEVRIFQAPELGANVRHRGEDLQIGDPVMEAGRLLDGACLAAAASVGYGSLAVHPAPRVGVISTGSELSDAGSDLAAGRIPDSNGILLAGLVSEAGAVVAQRARVPDDPARLREVVAGWDVDLVITAGGISAGAYEVVRQALPELTFHKVAQQPGGPQGAGIVGATPVVALPGNPVSVFVSFHVYARPLIAAMRGLAVPVESPTVRATAGAGWRSPAEKTQFMPIRWESGEGEGGRVVPAHRLGSKSHLVATLPLVEGLAVVPVGVEAVEAGDGLEVLMTRGEV, encoded by the coding sequence ATGACGCAGTCCGAACAGTTCGTGGGGATCGGCGAGCACCGGCGTCTGGTGATGTCGCTGGCCCACGAACCGGCCGTGGTCGAGATGCCGCTGGAGCGGTGCCTGGGCCTGGTGAGCGCTGAGCCTGTCGCCGCGCGACTGCCGGTGCCGCCCTTCACCAACTCGGCGATGGACGGCTTCGCAGTGCGGTTCCAGGACGTGAGCACCGCGCGGCCCGATGCCCCTGTCCGGCTGCCGGTGACCGGCGACATACCCGCCGGATCAGCGGCCGGTGACCCCGTCGAGACCGGCACCGCCCGGCGGATCATGACCGGGGCCCGGATGCCCGCCGGCGCCGACTCGGTGGTGAAGGTGGAGCGCACCGACCACGCGCCCGGAGTCGTCGACGCGCCCGCCGAGGTGAGGATCTTCCAGGCGCCGGAACTCGGCGCCAATGTCCGCCATCGGGGGGAGGACCTCCAGATCGGTGATCCGGTGATGGAGGCCGGGCGGCTGCTCGACGGGGCATGTCTGGCGGCCGCCGCGTCGGTCGGGTACGGATCCCTGGCCGTTCACCCGGCGCCCAGAGTCGGCGTCATCTCCACCGGTTCGGAGCTGTCCGATGCCGGGAGCGACCTGGCCGCCGGTCGCATTCCGGACTCCAACGGCATCCTTCTGGCCGGGCTCGTGTCCGAGGCCGGCGCGGTGGTCGCCCAGCGGGCCCGGGTCCCCGACGACCCGGCCCGGCTGCGCGAGGTGGTCGCCGGCTGGGATGTGGACCTGGTGATCACCGCCGGAGGCATCTCGGCCGGTGCTTACGAGGTGGTGAGACAGGCCTTGCCGGAGCTGACCTTCCACAAGGTCGCCCAGCAGCCGGGCGGCCCGCAGGGGGCAGGGATCGTCGGAGCGACGCCGGTGGTGGCGCTTCCCGGCAATCCGGTGAGTGTCTTCGTGAGCTTCCACGTCTATGCGCGCCCGCTCATCGCCGCCATGCGCGGTCTGGCCGTCCCCGTCGAATCGCCGACTGTTCGTGCGACGGCCGGGGCCGGCTGGCGCTCCCCGGCGGAGAAGACCCAGTTCATGCCCATCCGGTGGGAGAGCGGCGAGGGGGAGGGCGGTCGCGTGGTGCCCGCCCACCGGCTGGGATCCAAGTCCCATCTGGTGGCCACTCTGCCGCTGGTCGAGGGGCTGGCGGTGGTGCCGGTCGGGGTGGAGGCCGTGGAGGCAGGAGATGGTCTGGAAGTGCTGATGACGAGGGGCGAGGTATGA
- a CDS encoding bifunctional hydroxymethylpyrimidine kinase/phosphomethylpyrimidine kinase encodes MTSHLHPLTEPPAARVPRVLSIAGTDPSGGAGTAADMKSITAAGGYGMTVVTCLVAQNTTGVRAIHTPPVDFLAAQLESVSDDVVVDAVKTGMLGTAGIIATVESWLDAHRPPVLVVDPVMVATSGDRLLQPDAEEAMRRFCRRATVVTPNIPELAVLAGAEPAADQDAAVAQAREWAARTGVAVIVKTGHLDSRLTTNLWVGPDGVLAEAPSSRVETTSTHGTGCSLSSALATRLGAGDTPVRALRWTTDWLHEAIEHGAALHVGRGHGPVDHGHRARRLAVAASPAPWLADDAVAPRLEAPDQLAPGTEPAPASIPAAGPWTRALWRAGSDLARSIHGGGFVTALVDGTLPEHAFTFYLAQDARYLAGYARALAAVAAGSTDPAEVADWAGGAATCHLVEAELHRGWLSGRSCAPSPVTSAYVDFLVARTVLDGHTVGVATVLPCYWLYAEVGAAMPGVADDHPYAAWLQTYSDDAFTAATWIAIGHAERAMTDASPAERAAAARAYLIACRHEAEFFDQALRTTGALS; translated from the coding sequence GTGACCTCTCACCTCCACCCGCTCACAGAGCCTCCGGCCGCCCGCGTACCCCGCGTCCTGTCGATCGCCGGGACCGACCCCTCCGGGGGCGCCGGCACCGCCGCCGACATGAAGTCCATCACCGCGGCGGGCGGCTATGGCATGACGGTCGTCACCTGCCTGGTGGCCCAGAACACCACCGGGGTGCGCGCCATCCACACCCCGCCGGTCGATTTCCTCGCCGCGCAGCTGGAATCGGTCTCCGACGACGTCGTGGTCGACGCCGTCAAGACCGGCATGCTCGGCACCGCCGGGATCATCGCGACGGTTGAATCCTGGCTGGACGCCCACCGGCCCCCGGTGCTCGTCGTCGACCCCGTCATGGTCGCCACCAGCGGCGACCGGCTGCTGCAGCCCGACGCCGAGGAGGCCATGCGCCGCTTCTGTCGGCGGGCCACTGTCGTCACCCCCAACATCCCCGAACTCGCCGTGCTGGCCGGCGCCGAGCCCGCCGCCGACCAGGACGCCGCCGTCGCGCAGGCCCGGGAGTGGGCCGCCCGGACCGGGGTCGCCGTCATCGTCAAGACCGGCCATCTCGACTCCCGGCTCACCACCAACCTGTGGGTCGGCCCCGACGGAGTCCTCGCCGAGGCGCCCAGCAGCCGCGTCGAGACCACCAGCACGCACGGCACCGGATGCTCGCTCTCCTCGGCCCTGGCCACCCGACTAGGAGCCGGTGACACCCCCGTGCGGGCCCTGAGATGGACCACCGACTGGCTCCACGAGGCCATCGAGCACGGCGCCGCGCTGCACGTCGGCAGGGGTCACGGCCCCGTCGACCACGGCCACCGGGCACGGCGTCTGGCAGTCGCGGCCTCACCCGCACCCTGGCTGGCCGACGACGCCGTGGCGCCGCGACTCGAGGCCCCCGACCAGCTGGCGCCCGGCACCGAACCGGCGCCGGCGTCCATCCCCGCGGCCGGACCGTGGACCCGGGCCCTGTGGAGGGCCGGCAGCGACCTGGCCCGCAGCATCCACGGCGGCGGTTTCGTGACGGCGCTGGTCGACGGCACCCTGCCGGAGCATGCCTTCACCTTCTACCTGGCCCAGGACGCCCGGTACCTCGCCGGCTACGCGCGGGCCCTCGCCGCGGTGGCGGCCGGCTCCACCGATCCGGCCGAGGTCGCCGACTGGGCGGGAGGGGCCGCCACCTGCCATCTCGTCGAGGCCGAGCTGCACCGCGGCTGGCTGTCCGGGCGGTCCTGCGCCCCCAGCCCGGTGACCAGCGCCTACGTCGACTTCCTGGTGGCCAGGACAGTCCTGGACGGCCACACCGTCGGCGTGGCGACCGTGCTGCCCTGCTACTGGCTGTACGCCGAGGTGGGGGCCGCGATGCCCGGAGTCGCCGACGACCATCCCTACGCCGCCTGGCTGCAGACCTACTCCGACGACGCCTTCACCGCCGCGACCTGGATCGCCATCGGGCACGCCGAGAGGGCCATGACCGACGCCTCGCCCGCCGAGCGGGCCGCCGCGGCCAGGGCCTACCTCATCGCCTGCCGCCACGAGGCCGAATTCTTCGACCAGGCCCTGCGCACCACCGGGGCCCTCTCATGA
- the moaC gene encoding cyclic pyranopterin monophosphate synthase MoaC: MVDVTAKTPTVREATAECAVVCSEPIMAALRDETVPKGDVLAVARVAGIQAAKHTPDLLPLAHRIGVHGAEVDLWLEADRVRIRATVRTADRTGVEMEALTAVTVAALSVADMVKGIDRGFAIEHAIITHKAGGRSGDWTRPA, encoded by the coding sequence ATGGTCGACGTCACCGCCAAGACCCCGACCGTCCGCGAGGCCACCGCCGAGTGCGCCGTCGTGTGCTCGGAGCCGATCATGGCGGCCCTGCGCGATGAGACGGTGCCCAAGGGCGACGTCCTGGCGGTGGCCAGGGTGGCCGGGATCCAGGCCGCCAAGCACACCCCCGACCTGCTGCCCCTGGCCCACCGGATCGGCGTCCACGGGGCCGAGGTGGACCTGTGGCTGGAGGCCGACCGGGTGCGGATCCGCGCCACGGTGCGCACCGCCGACCGCACGGGGGTGGAGATGGAGGCCCTCACCGCGGTGACGGTGGCGGCGCTGTCCGTCGCCGACATGGTCAAGGGGATCGACCGGGGATTCGCGATCGAGCACGCGATCATCACTCACAAGGCCGGTGGGCGCAGCGGGGACTGGACCCGCCCGGCGTAG
- a CDS encoding SMP-30/gluconolactonase/LRE family protein, protein MSVKELAGIPDHERTVPAEVAESWFQVSPDPKQLEGLCFDRSGDLYFVDVFEGNVYRLALPAKELSVVTTLTGQNPSALKIHRDGRLFLCCLANMRDNGSIIAMAPDGSHQETIIAPDKGFVPDDMVFDSDGGFYFSDFTGPVFNPTGGIYHVPADLSSITPVVPHLATPNGLALSPDEHRLWVTEMAANRLHWIQLEDDRVSIPPYGTSVPFTFSGLEGPDSCSVDADGNLYVAMYEQGRVLCFSAEGVLVKQILLPDRETGHNLRSTHPMIIPGTSTLLICTNDFDGDQGSWIFAAEALGKAHSSYQFS, encoded by the coding sequence ATGTCAGTGAAGGAACTCGCGGGAATCCCCGATCACGAGCGGACCGTCCCCGCGGAGGTGGCCGAATCCTGGTTCCAGGTCTCCCCAGACCCGAAGCAGCTCGAGGGGCTGTGCTTCGACCGTTCCGGCGACCTCTACTTCGTCGACGTCTTCGAGGGCAACGTGTACAGGCTGGCGCTCCCGGCCAAGGAGCTGTCGGTCGTCACCACCCTGACCGGGCAGAACCCCTCGGCCCTCAAGATCCACCGGGACGGGCGGCTCTTCCTGTGCTGCCTGGCCAATATGCGTGACAACGGCTCGATCATCGCGATGGCTCCCGACGGCTCCCACCAGGAGACCATCATCGCCCCTGACAAGGGATTCGTCCCCGACGACATGGTCTTCGACTCCGACGGCGGGTTCTACTTCTCCGACTTCACAGGACCGGTCTTCAACCCCACCGGCGGCATCTACCACGTGCCGGCCGACCTCTCCTCGATCACCCCGGTGGTGCCCCATCTGGCGACCCCCAACGGCCTGGCCCTGTCCCCCGACGAGCACAGGCTGTGGGTCACCGAGATGGCCGCCAACCGGCTGCACTGGATCCAGCTCGAGGACGACCGGGTCTCGATACCGCCCTACGGCACGTCGGTCCCGTTCACCTTCTCCGGCCTGGAGGGCCCCGACTCCTGCTCGGTGGACGCCGACGGCAACCTCTACGTCGCCATGTACGAGCAGGGCCGGGTGCTGTGCTTCAGCGCCGAGGGGGTGCTCGTGAAGCAGATCCTGCTGCCGGACCGCGAGACCGGCCACAACCTGCGCTCCACCCACCCGATGATCATCCCGGGTACCAGCACACTGCTCATCTGCACCAACGACTTCGACGGAGACCAGGGTTCCTGGATCTTCGCCGCCGAGGCGCTGGGCAAGGCACACAGCTCCTACCAGTTCTCCTGA
- a CDS encoding thiamine phosphate synthase, giving the protein MTSADELDLRCYLVTSGHDRHTVETAAAAAAAGAGMIQVRCKEAGTAELLELLTAVAEAVRDVAPATRVIVDDRADVAFAARYAGAPVAGVHLGWDDLPVAAARAMLGPEAIIGMTTGTMELVQGAQKLADKLDYIGCGPFRPTPTKNSGRTPLGLDGYPPLVAATELPMVAIGDVRPSDAENLAATGVAGLALVRAIMGVEDPAAVVRRVVAAFPEVR; this is encoded by the coding sequence ATGACAAGCGCGGACGAACTCGACCTTCGGTGCTACCTGGTGACCTCCGGTCACGACCGGCACACTGTCGAGACCGCTGCCGCAGCCGCCGCAGCCGGAGCCGGGATGATCCAAGTGCGGTGCAAGGAGGCCGGCACGGCAGAGCTGCTCGAACTGCTCACCGCCGTCGCCGAGGCCGTCCGCGACGTCGCCCCGGCCACCCGGGTGATCGTCGACGACCGCGCCGACGTGGCCTTCGCCGCCCGGTACGCCGGCGCCCCGGTGGCCGGGGTGCACCTGGGCTGGGACGACCTGCCAGTGGCGGCGGCACGGGCGATGCTGGGCCCCGAAGCGATCATCGGGATGACCACCGGCACCATGGAGCTCGTTCAGGGCGCCCAGAAGCTGGCCGACAAGCTCGACTACATCGGCTGCGGCCCCTTCCGGCCCACCCCCACGAAGAACTCGGGACGTACCCCCCTGGGTCTGGACGGCTACCCGCCGCTGGTCGCCGCCACCGAGCTGCCGATGGTGGCGATCGGCGATGTCAGGCCCTCCGACGCCGAGAATCTGGCCGCAACCGGGGTGGCCGGGCTCGCGCTGGTGCGGGCGATCATGGGCGTCGAGGACCCGGCAGCGGTGGTCCGGCGGGTGGTGGCGGCGTTCCCGGAGGTTCGCTGA